gaggaaacatgCTGCTGCAGCGCCGTGAGGTTTACGCAACAGTACAAACACAAGCTCGGACTTCTCTGTGTGACGCTCGCGACGATTCGCTGGTGCAGCTTTTGATCGGTGACCCAATCCGCGTTCACTTCACTCCCCAACTTTTATAAGTAAAAATCAAATAGCACCGTAAAAGTTGGACCGGCTGTTTGTCATGCTCCATGGTCTGTGCATTTATCTTTAAAGTGTGCGTGCTGACAAACGTTGTTACTTTCAACTTATTGATTGCTCTTAGTGTGAGTATTCTTCGTTAATGGCACATTTGCTGTTGCTCGTATGAGGAAAGTGTCGTTTTTGTGGCGTCGCGCTCGATCCTGTCGACCTCTGCAAAGTATGAGGATGAGTTGAACTCACTGTGCCACTGTGATACATCCACTCCCGTCTAAAGCTCTCCGTCTAATAAACGTCTGGACTAATCGACTTCTGAgtaacagagaaaacagagacacGACAACACAGAAGGTGTGAGGCatccagagtgtgtgtgtgtgcttgtacatacatctttgtgaggaccggataaaagcacaggaagtgaggacattctgacTGGTCCTCACTTTAATGGTTTAGTtgtggttaagggttaaggtaaggtaaTGGGCTTTAGgggatgcattatgtctatgagtgtcctcactaagatagccgtacatgaacatgtgtgtgtatgtgtgtgtgtgagataatgtGAACAGTAACCAGAACAATACAAGTGACGGCTGGGATGTGGAATGTGTTATTGAGGATGATGAAGACGGTGAGACGAGCAGTTTAACTCTTGCTGCTCTTGCCGGTGggactcttcttctccttctcctttggcttctcctcctcctcctcctcttcctcctcctcctcttccccgtCCTCGCCCTCCTCCTGGtcatctccctcctctccctcctcttctccctcttcctcctcttcctccttctcctcctcatctgcctcctcttcctcctcctcgggCTTGGCATCGGATTTCCTGGACGCTCCCAGGGTGTAGGAGCGGGCCGACATGTAGGAGAAGCCGGAGTAGCCTGAATGGACCATGGCTCCACCTACAGAGCTGAGGCGACACTCCTCGCCTTCCAGCAACTTcctgtacagagagagagagagagacagagagatgacgACCTTCTTGTCTGGTTTCATTACTTTTATAATCCGAGCAAAtccctcctgaggagcatgatGTCTCTGGGATTAACTgtctatttacatatatacagtatttgctaCAAACAACATCACAGTTGCTCAGTTAGACTATTCCGGGAGCACGTGCCCAAGTgtaaagggaacttggcttgtaactggagggttgccggttcaagtccccaccaggtcaaaggaCTGGGGTGCCCCTGAAAAAGGTACTCCCCGGACattgctcagtggctgcccgctgcttcctaattctaggaaggtttctagtagaggatggattaaatgcagagaaagaatttcccgaagaggattaataaaaaaaatatatataatcttataatattgtatatacacACTATTCACACTATATATCCTGTTACAGTGGGAAAATGATAATCCCCATTTTCAAAATCAGTTAAAGCCACAGACTGTATGCAAAATGCGGACAAATTTGTTTGGTTTGCTGGTTGAAGCTAACCAGGAAGTAAGAGTATAAtgaataaccaccagggggcgactctgttTGAATGGGGACATTGTTCTGTGGACTTCATGGTCTTGCTCACGAGCTGCAGGAACTATTATGTCCCCATGTGTGGACGCCAGTGTGAATAGGACTGTTTCCATCGtatccctttaacacctaagcctcaaaatgttctTTTGCTTATTTGAAGTGTAAAAGGGCcagattattgtgattattatatgttacgtgcttttgcccatttttccagaataactttcaatatctgacagttatttacaatttactgcgtgttcaaatagtgtattaacaatgtaaaatgaagacaaaaaaaacaaaactctgtcGTTGTAcaacagattttgtgtgttcaatttgaaaattTCTACACTGTTTTTCAATTTGAAACagtgtaaaaaatatttaaaataacatttgagtttgtacaggtgtttttccatctCTGAAGCTTGATGTAAGTCTTGTTTCATCAGCAGAAAATTGAAGATACGACGCATATGTTCATAAATCAGATGGTTTGCATCGCCTCAGAATGAGCTTTTTAGATACAgccgccattttgtgccgccatgttactacagcagcctgaacggACAAGTGAGTGAGGGCAGTGAGTTTGTccataaatgttaaaataagaaGGGAATGGGACTGTGATTAGCGCGGCATAATAACATAACTGACCTGTAGGCGGCGATCTCAATGTCCAGCGCCATCTTGACGTTGAGCAGGTCCTGGTACTCGCGCAGGTGACGGGACATTTCTCCTTTGGTGCTGTGCAGAGCGCCCTCCAGCTGCTGAATGgtatcctacacacacacacacatggtgaaatctcattattttgtcagacagacaaacatcaaggaaaaaaaacctttctgtgctcaaacactgaagagtttcattgattgatttttttatatgaaatatgCACCTCCTGTAAACACATATCTCAGGTTTCCACTGCGCTGTGTTAAACTGATGAGAGTGAGATTTGTGGCAGAATCTAATCCTCGTGTTTGATGTCTGTGGGACCtgcctgtgttgtttgtgttatacGAGTGAACAGAGATTATTTAACGCGGTGTTTTCAGTTGGAACTTGATCAGATCTCGCTTACATGTGTGGTTCAATAAAAATCTGATGAGTGAaactaataacaacaaaacagtatgttacacaaccttgagtatctgCAGACACTGATATTAGTCTGATGCCGATGTTTTATCTCTAATAAATAGAGGTTGACTGCACATTTGTGTTGATACATTCATCGGCCAACCATAACCAGCCGTTccaataaagaagaaatgaacaaatctacaacataaacacagtgaaaatgatgtttttggatcattttatgtttttgataCATCATATCATCAGCTCATCTCCCCCTCGTCCCAGTTATCATACCTGCATCTCTCCCATTTCATTGTTATGACGATCCTCCATCTCAGCGATCTGCCTCTCCAGGGCCTCGTTGTGGCCCCTGAGGGCCTCGATCTCCAGGGTGCGAGCCTGCACCTGGCGGCGGTACTCGCTCAGCTCCTCCTTTGAGTGCTTGATGGCGTCCTGGTTGCGCGCGGCCGTCTCGGTCACGGTGGCAAACTTAGAGCGGTACCACTCCTCGGTCTGGACCTGGTTCCTGGAGGACAGGGTCTCGTATTGAGAGCGGATGTCCTTCAGCGCCGCAGCCAGGTCCGGTTTACTCATGTCCATCTCCACTGACACCTGGACATGAGGAAAGGGAGGGGGGCAACACACAACTTTACTCTATATACAGGTCTTAAATGTCTATGTGGAGATGTTAGAGTGTAGCACTTATTAAACTGATGTTCTAGATGTTTCTGCATGGTGCAGCACAAACATGCAGCACATGTGTGAACATAAATCTAGAGTAGATGAGCTGAGTTGCAGGTCCAGTGATGTGGACAGCAGATGGACTGATGAATGGACTGCTGACTCAGTCGCTTACATGGCAACTTAATCCCCATAcagggaagaggagaaaaaccCTGGAGAAATCTGCCCGGCAACTATCACTCAAATGCACACAACTCCCCCCGATATCACCGCACTGTCAGAGAATGAACCATGGCCTGGACAATGAATAAAACTTTCagattgtaataataataataacaaaaaaggtTGGTACAGGTTTATGTAACCTGTAATATCAAATGTAAGGTGTAGCTGAGAGAGTTGGCCTTGACTGCTGCATCCTGGGACGGCCACACCCCTGAATTATGCGCGATTTATCCgcacccccctcctccctcccccctccctccctgcccctctgcagcctctgctcATACAAACATCAGCACATAGAAAATCACACGCTCTGCGTTTATAACAACTGTGTTTGAACACATCTAAACAACTGTTGCACCTATGgcgcaaaaaaaaagaagtatgtgAGATACACTCCATGTTAAAGTTTGCGCGGGGGcgtgacgaggaggaggagggggagggacaGCGCATGGTGCTGAAACGGAACTGCAGTGCCATCATTTATCCGGTGCAGTGTGTTCACTCCGCCATCAGGACTGCTGCTGTGCTTTAAATCTCTTTACTCAGTgtctgcaccacacacacacacacacacacactgtgtctatATGaagagatgtttgtttgtgtctgtgtttgtcagctcatttcacaataaaatgtgttattttattaaacAAGCTGCAGAGGTCggttgtgtgttcagagaaaaataaatagcaaataataatattataataatacaagagtgttattacattttaaatgggaGTTTTAAGGTGAATCCTTTTCTATTTTAACTGAACGATTAAAGAAGTATATAAAGAATGTGTCATTATGTAtgcatgatttttattttaaatatcctTTAAATTAACGATTTAATGATGAGatgtgtatttttataataaatataatggGAGCTTTAAACTGGTctggtatttaaaaaaaacaaaaaaacatttaatatgaatatacatatatatatatatatatatatatacatacatatacatatatacacatacatatatgggAACTTTAAGGTATGTGGATCTCCTGCTTTTTGGCAGTTTTTCAACTTCTAATTGTTTCTACTGGAgtcccttttttaaattttggaGTTATGAAGGAAAAGTGGAGCAGAGTGAAACcgcagtggagcagcagctcctgcagacCCTCTGAGGTGGTCCATACCTGCGTGGCCTGCAGAGAAgtctgcagctcctgcagctcctcctcgTGAACTTTCCTGAGGAAGGCGATCTCGTCCAGCAGTGACTCCACtttcttctccagctccaggCGCGCGAGGGTGGCGTCGTCCACGTCCTTGCGGTAACCCTTCAGCGCGTTCTCCGCCTCCTCGCGCATCCTGGTCTCCTCATCCAGCTTCTCCCGCACGCGCTCCAGGGTGTCGTTCATCTGCACGCAGTCCAGGTGCATCTGGCTCTTCTCGTGCGTCAGCTCCTCCACGCGCGCCCGCAGCTCGCGGATCTCCTGCTCGTAGAGCTCGTGCAGGCGGGAGGGCTCGTTGTGGCGCTGGCGCAGCAGAGTCACCTCCGCCTCCAGGACTTTGTTCTGCTGCTCCAGGTTGTGCACCTTCTCGATGAAGGACACGAAGCGGTCGTTGAGACCCTGCAGCTGCTCCTTCTCGTTGGTGCGGATGATCTTGAGCTCGTTGGTGACGGCGGTGGACTGACTCAGGTCCATGCCGGAGTCCGCCATTGAGGAGTAGACGCGGCCGGGCGCCGCTGACCTGCGGTAGGAGGTGGAGGACACCACGGAGGGGGAACCATAGTTGCGGTGGCTGCTGCGGTATCCCGCAGGGTGCAGGCGGGACGGGCTGGTGCCGCCACCGAGACCCACGCGGCCGGAGCGTGGGGCATCTCCAAAGATCTTCCGataggagctgctggtgtaAATATCACTGGAGTAACTCATGTTTCCTcgagacagagagtgagtggaGTTCAGGAGTGCGTGAGgatgagtgcgtgtgtgtgtgtgggagaaagagagagaaagtgagatgCGAGTCCTATGTGAGCAGGACAGGTGCTTTTATAGAGAAGGCGCGGGCGCATCATGTGACGCAGCAAC
The DNA window shown above is from Solea senegalensis isolate Sse05_10M linkage group LG5, IFAPA_SoseM_1, whole genome shotgun sequence and carries:
- the zgc:65851 gene encoding low molecular weight neuronal intermediate filament produces the protein MSYSSDIYTSSSYRKIFGDAPRSGRVGLGGGTSPSRLHPAGYRSSHRNYGSPSVVSSTSYRRSAAPGRVYSSMADSGMDLSQSTAVTNELKIIRTNEKEQLQGLNDRFVSFIEKVHNLEQQNKVLEAEVTLLRQRHNEPSRLHELYEQEIRELRARVEELTHEKSQMHLDCVQMNDTLERVREKLDEETRMREEAENALKGYRKDVDDATLARLELEKKVESLLDEIAFLRKVHEEELQELQTSLQATQVSVEMDMSKPDLAAALKDIRSQYETLSSRNQVQTEEWYRSKFATVTETAARNQDAIKHSKEELSEYRRQVQARTLEIEALRGHNEALERQIAEMEDRHNNEMGEMQDTIQQLEGALHSTKGEMSRHLREYQDLLNVKMALDIEIAAYRKLLEGEECRLSSVGGAMVHSGYSGFSYMSARSYTLGASRKSDAKPEEEEEEADEEEKEEEEEEGEEEGEEGDDQEEGEDGEEEEEEEEEEEEKPKEKEKKSPTGKSSKS